A window of the Streptomyces finlayi genome harbors these coding sequences:
- the iolD gene encoding 3D-(3,5/4)-trihydroxycyclohexane-1,2-dione acylhydrolase (decyclizing) encodes MTPAPGGTGPGVRRLTTAQALVAFLARQYTERDGHRQRLIHATWGIFGHGNVAGIGQALTESGPDEMPFLQGRNEQAMVHAAVGYARQSGRLSTQAVTTSIGPGATNLVTGAALATVNHLPVLLLPGDTFAARPADPVLQQLEVPYAGDVSVNDCLRPVSRYFDRINRPEALIPAALAAMRVLTDPTATGAVTLALPQDVQAEAFDWPEEFFRERVWHVRRPRPEERELDAAAAAIRESTRPLVVAGGGVRHSGAQAALRAYVEATGIPVASTQAGKGSLPHDHPCDVGGIGHTGTATADELARAADLVIGVGTRYSDFTTASSTLFAPTARFLNINIGAFDAHKLSALTVLADARAALEALHGALDAAPYRVDAAYEAGYGAAKTRWEERVTAACTPADPSARPTQAQVLGVLDSLVTEDDILINAAGSLPGDLHKLWRTRSADQYHVEYGYSCMGYEIPAAIGVQLAAPGRPVWALVGDGTYLMNPTEIVTAVQEGLPIKVVILQNHGYASIGGLSESVGGERFGTAYRHRAADGTFTGPPLPVDLAANAASLGMRVLCAETVTDLREALADARAADRPTCVYVETETADTVSGPPPAQAWWDVPVAETATRPSAVKAREEYERHVAARRRHL; translated from the coding sequence ATGACACCCGCACCCGGCGGAACCGGACCGGGTGTCCGGCGGCTGACGACCGCCCAGGCCCTCGTCGCCTTCCTCGCCCGCCAGTACACCGAGCGCGACGGCCACCGCCAGCGCCTGATCCACGCGACCTGGGGCATCTTCGGCCACGGCAACGTCGCCGGGATCGGCCAGGCGCTCACCGAGTCCGGGCCGGACGAGATGCCCTTCCTCCAGGGCCGCAACGAACAGGCCATGGTGCACGCGGCCGTGGGGTACGCGCGGCAGTCCGGCCGGCTCTCCACGCAGGCCGTCACCACCTCCATCGGCCCCGGTGCCACCAACCTCGTCACGGGCGCCGCGCTCGCGACGGTCAACCACCTGCCCGTGCTCCTCCTCCCCGGTGACACCTTCGCGGCCCGGCCCGCCGACCCCGTCCTGCAACAGCTCGAAGTGCCCTACGCGGGTGATGTCTCCGTCAACGACTGTCTGCGGCCGGTCTCCCGGTATTTCGACCGGATCAACCGCCCCGAGGCGCTCATCCCCGCCGCCCTCGCCGCGATGCGCGTCCTCACCGACCCGACGGCCACCGGCGCCGTGACCCTGGCGCTGCCGCAGGACGTGCAGGCGGAGGCGTTCGACTGGCCGGAGGAGTTCTTCCGGGAGCGGGTCTGGCACGTCCGCCGGCCCCGTCCCGAAGAGCGTGAACTGGACGCGGCGGCCGCTGCGATCAGGGAAAGCACCCGCCCGCTCGTCGTCGCGGGCGGCGGTGTCCGCCACAGCGGCGCCCAGGCGGCGCTGCGCGCCTACGTGGAGGCGACCGGCATCCCCGTCGCCTCCACGCAGGCGGGCAAGGGCTCCCTGCCCCATGACCACCCCTGCGACGTCGGCGGCATCGGACACACCGGCACCGCCACCGCCGACGAGCTCGCCCGCGCGGCCGACCTGGTGATCGGCGTCGGCACCCGCTACAGCGACTTCACCACCGCCTCCTCGACGCTCTTCGCCCCCACGGCCCGCTTCCTCAACATCAACATCGGCGCCTTCGACGCGCACAAACTCTCCGCGCTGACCGTGCTCGCCGACGCCCGCGCGGCACTCGAAGCCCTGCACGGCGCCCTGGACGCGGCTCCCTACCGCGTCGACGCCGCCTACGAAGCCGGATACGGCGCGGCCAAAACCCGGTGGGAGGAGCGGGTCACCGCCGCCTGCACCCCGGCGGACCCGTCGGCGCGCCCCACCCAGGCCCAGGTCCTCGGCGTACTCGACTCCCTGGTCACCGAGGACGACATCCTGATCAACGCCGCCGGTTCGCTCCCCGGCGACCTGCACAAACTCTGGCGGACCCGCTCCGCCGACCAGTACCACGTCGAGTACGGCTACTCCTGCATGGGATACGAGATCCCCGCCGCGATCGGAGTCCAGCTCGCCGCCCCCGGCCGTCCCGTCTGGGCACTCGTCGGCGACGGTACGTATCTCATGAACCCCACCGAGATCGTCACCGCGGTGCAGGAAGGGCTGCCCATCAAGGTCGTCATCCTCCAGAACCACGGCTACGCCTCCATCGGGGGCCTGTCCGAGTCCGTCGGGGGTGAGCGCTTCGGTACGGCCTACCGGCACCGGGCGGCCGACGGAACCTTCACCGGGCCGCCGCTCCCCGTCGATCTCGCGGCCAACGCGGCCTCCCTCGGAATGCGGGTCCTGTGCGCCGAGACCGTGACTGACCTGCGCGAAGCCCTCGCCGACGCCCGTGCCGCGGACCGTCCCACTTGTGTCTACGTCGAGACCGAAACGGCAGACACTGTGTCGGGGCCCCCTCCGGCACAGGCGTGGTGGGATGTTCCGGTAGCCGAAACCGCGACCCGCCCGTCGGCGGTCAAGGCCAGAGAAGAGTACGAACGCCACGTCGCAGCCCGACGCCGCCACCTCTGA
- the mmsA gene encoding CoA-acylating methylmalonate-semialdehyde dehydrogenase: MTKTVNHWIGGKSVEGTSGNFGPVTDPATGAVTTKVALASLDEVDAAVAAAKAAYQTWGTSSLSARTAVLFRYRALLDAHRDDIAALITAEHGKVHSDALGEVARGLEIVELACGITTQLKGELSTQVSSRVDVSSIRQSIGVVAGITPFNFPAMVPMWMFPLAIACGNTFILKPSEKDPSAANLLAELAAEAGLPDGVLNVLHGDKVAVDGLLNHPDVAAVSFVGSTPIARYIHTTASTNGKRVQALGGAKNHMLVLPDADLDAAADAAVSAAYGSAGERCMAISAVVAVSSIADELVAKIKERAEKIKIGPGNDPASEMGPLITAAHRDKVASYVTGAAAQGADVVLDGTGHTVEGFEDGHWIGLSLLDNVSTDSDAYKDEIFGPVLCVLRVDTYDEGVALMNASPFGNGTAIFTRDGGAARRFQLEIECGMVGVNVPIPVPVGYHSFGGWKDSLFGDHHIYGNDGVHFYTRGKVVTTRWPDPADAPSGVDLGFPRNH; the protein is encoded by the coding sequence ATGACGAAGACCGTCAACCACTGGATCGGCGGCAAGAGCGTCGAGGGCACGTCGGGTAATTTCGGACCGGTCACCGACCCCGCCACCGGCGCCGTCACCACGAAGGTCGCGCTCGCCTCGCTCGACGAGGTGGACGCCGCGGTCGCCGCCGCGAAGGCCGCGTACCAGACGTGGGGCACGTCCTCCCTCTCCGCGCGTACGGCGGTCCTCTTCCGCTACCGCGCACTGCTCGACGCCCACCGCGACGACATCGCCGCGCTGATCACCGCCGAGCACGGCAAGGTGCACTCGGACGCGCTCGGTGAGGTCGCCCGCGGCCTGGAGATCGTGGAGCTGGCCTGCGGAATCACCACCCAGCTCAAGGGTGAGCTGTCCACCCAGGTCTCCAGCCGGGTCGATGTCTCCTCGATCCGCCAGTCGATCGGTGTCGTCGCCGGCATCACCCCGTTCAACTTCCCGGCCATGGTGCCGATGTGGATGTTCCCGCTCGCCATCGCCTGCGGCAACACCTTCATCCTGAAGCCCAGCGAGAAGGACCCCTCGGCCGCCAACCTGCTGGCCGAGCTGGCCGCCGAGGCCGGTCTGCCGGACGGCGTGCTCAACGTCCTGCACGGCGACAAGGTCGCCGTCGACGGGCTGCTGAACCACCCCGACGTCGCCGCGGTCTCCTTCGTGGGCTCCACCCCGATCGCCCGCTACATCCACACCACCGCCTCCACCAACGGCAAGCGCGTCCAGGCGCTCGGCGGCGCCAAGAACCACATGCTGGTCCTGCCCGACGCTGACCTGGACGCGGCGGCCGACGCCGCGGTCTCGGCGGCGTACGGCTCCGCCGGTGAGCGCTGCATGGCGATCTCCGCCGTTGTCGCCGTCAGCTCCATCGCGGACGAGCTCGTCGCCAAGATCAAGGAGCGGGCCGAGAAGATCAAGATCGGCCCCGGCAACGACCCCGCCTCCGAGATGGGCCCGCTGATCACCGCGGCCCACCGCGACAAGGTCGCCTCCTACGTCACGGGCGCGGCGGCCCAGGGCGCGGACGTCGTCCTCGACGGCACCGGCCACACGGTCGAGGGATTCGAGGACGGCCACTGGATCGGCCTGTCCCTGCTCGACAACGTGTCCACGGACTCCGACGCGTACAAGGACGAGATCTTCGGCCCGGTCCTGTGCGTCCTGCGCGTCGACACGTACGACGAAGGCGTGGCGCTGATGAACGCCTCGCCGTTCGGCAACGGCACCGCGATCTTCACCCGCGACGGCGGCGCCGCCCGGCGCTTCCAGCTGGAGATCGAGTGCGGCATGGTCGGCGTCAACGTGCCGATCCCGGTGCCGGTCGGCTACCACTCCTTCGGTGGCTGGAAGGACTCGCTCTTCGGCGACCACCACATCTACGGCAACGACGGTGTGCACTTCTACACCCGCGGCAAGGTCGTCACGACCCGCTGGCCCGACCCGGCGGACGCCCCCTCCGGCGTCGACCTGGGCTTCCCCCGCAACCACTGA
- a CDS encoding DUF4291 domain-containing protein, which produces MTAQPMTPPPHEIRARHTESTVTVYQAYPPAIGLPAAREGRFPAAWKRDRMTWIKPSFLWMMYRCGWATKEGQETVLAVEITREGFTWALENAELSHYVRDVHPDQATWQRNLRRAPTRVQWDPERDLHLNPLPYRSLQLGLAGEAARRYADEWTVSIRDVTPLAQEIHTLVRAGESEAASALLPRETPWPATGRVPRPSAPEAHGS; this is translated from the coding sequence ATGACCGCACAGCCCATGACCCCGCCGCCCCACGAGATCCGCGCCCGGCACACCGAATCGACCGTCACCGTCTACCAGGCGTACCCGCCCGCCATCGGCCTCCCGGCCGCCCGCGAAGGCCGCTTCCCCGCCGCCTGGAAGCGCGACCGCATGACGTGGATCAAGCCGAGCTTCCTGTGGATGATGTACCGCTGCGGCTGGGCGACGAAGGAGGGCCAGGAGACGGTCCTCGCCGTCGAGATCACCCGCGAGGGCTTCACCTGGGCGCTGGAGAACGCCGAACTCTCCCATTACGTACGGGACGTGCACCCGGACCAGGCCACCTGGCAGCGCAACCTGCGCCGCGCACCCACCCGCGTCCAGTGGGACCCCGAGCGTGACCTCCACCTGAACCCACTCCCGTACCGCTCCCTGCAACTCGGCCTCGCGGGTGAGGCGGCCCGGCGGTACGCGGACGAGTGGACGGTCTCCATCCGCGACGTCACCCCGCTCGCCCAGGAGATCCACACCCTGGTCCGGGCAGGGGAATCCGAGGCGGCCTCCGCGCTACTGCCCCGGGAGACCCCGTGGCCCGCCACCGGAAGAGTGCCCCGGCCTTCGGCGCCCGAGGCGCACGGAAGCTGA
- a CDS encoding DUF6892 domain-containing protein, with the protein MTVFRDFNFKLLVVEKLMYWDETLTPAFSLRDHMRTHGVDDLDAYVEDKDLAYTVLDEPRAYFQALEIPAELLATVEELTSDGGHQVFHECAPVWDGEDDLFDVHSLDDLDLLPNLKLFTGARELEYMLPGSLEILAARGIESR; encoded by the coding sequence ATGACCGTCTTCCGTGACTTCAACTTCAAGCTCCTCGTCGTCGAGAAGCTCATGTACTGGGACGAGACGCTGACGCCCGCGTTCAGCCTGAGGGACCACATGCGGACACACGGCGTCGACGACCTCGATGCCTACGTCGAGGACAAGGACCTGGCGTACACCGTCCTCGACGAGCCCCGCGCGTACTTCCAGGCGCTGGAGATCCCCGCGGAACTGCTCGCCACCGTGGAGGAGCTGACGTCCGACGGCGGGCATCAGGTCTTCCACGAGTGCGCCCCGGTCTGGGACGGCGAGGACGACCTCTTCGACGTCCACTCGCTCGACGACCTGGACCTGCTGCCGAACCTCAAGCTCTTCACGGGCGCGCGCGAGCTGGAGTACATGCTCCCCGGCTCCTTGGAGATCCTGGCCGCCAGGGGGATCGAGTCGCGCTAG
- a CDS encoding dihydrofolate reductase family protein → MEQLLKVMNFNVSSDGIGAGEHQSLKSPFGDANPERLFAWAGATASWPMRTDPGGSRGLDDYFTRDFARNIGAEIMGRNKFGPQRGPWPDHDWRGWWGDEPPFHTPVFVMTHHERPSITLSDTTFHFVDDGPLTVLERAREAAQGKDVRLGGGVTTIRQFLDADLVDTMHVAVAPVKLGSGLRLWESPDDLLDRFHLEVVPSTSGVAHHLFWRR, encoded by the coding sequence GTGGAACAGCTACTGAAAGTCATGAACTTCAACGTCTCAAGTGACGGGATCGGTGCCGGTGAGCACCAGAGCCTCAAGAGCCCGTTCGGCGACGCCAATCCCGAGAGGCTGTTCGCCTGGGCCGGTGCCACAGCAAGCTGGCCCATGCGCACCGACCCCGGAGGCAGCCGCGGCCTCGACGACTACTTCACGCGGGACTTCGCACGCAATATCGGCGCCGAGATCATGGGCCGCAACAAGTTCGGCCCCCAGCGCGGGCCCTGGCCCGACCATGACTGGCGCGGCTGGTGGGGTGACGAGCCCCCGTTTCACACCCCGGTGTTTGTCATGACTCACCACGAACGTCCTTCGATCACGCTCTCCGACACCACATTCCACTTTGTCGACGACGGCCCGCTCACAGTCCTCGAACGGGCGCGGGAGGCGGCACAGGGCAAGGACGTCCGACTCGGCGGCGGGGTCACCACCATCCGGCAGTTCCTCGACGCCGACCTCGTCGACACCATGCACGTGGCGGTCGCGCCAGTGAAGCTCGGGTCTGGCCTCCGCCTCTGGGAGTCACCCGATGACCTGCTCGACCGGTTCCATCTCGAGGTCGTGCCCAGCACGAGCGGCGTTGCGCATCACCTGTTCTGGCGGAGGTAA
- a CDS encoding Scr1 family TA system antitoxin-like transcriptional regulator has protein sequence MCSRGVRREWLTILRFPLNRDGSESEPPTVYADGYTGDLYLDKPTEVASYDAAFKDIRDKAIDDQASQNLISEVAGSYGQG, from the coding sequence ATGTGCTCTCGTGGTGTGCGGAGGGAGTGGCTTACGATTCTGAGGTTCCCACTCAACCGGGACGGTAGCGAGAGTGAGCCGCCCACCGTCTATGCGGACGGCTACACGGGGGACCTGTACCTGGACAAGCCGACCGAGGTGGCGAGTTATGACGCCGCCTTTAAAGACATCCGGGACAAAGCAATCGACGATCAGGCATCGCAGAACCTGATCTCTGAAGTGGCAGGGAGCTATGGACAGGGTTGA
- a CDS encoding DUF397 domain-containing protein: MDRVDPTEASWVKSSYSNAQSSCVEIATVGGGIVPVRDSKSALGPVIVLGDRAWGAFVSGISEDGPFAGRC, from the coding sequence ATGGACAGGGTTGATCCGACCGAGGCGTCTTGGGTCAAGTCCAGTTACAGCAACGCCCAATCTTCGTGCGTGGAGATCGCCACCGTTGGTGGCGGGATCGTCCCCGTACGGGACAGTAAGAGCGCCCTTGGGCCCGTCATCGTGCTCGGCGACCGCGCCTGGGGCGCGTTCGTGAGTGGGATCAGCGAAGACGGCCCCTTCGCCGGTCGATGCTGA
- the hemC gene encoding hydroxymethylbilane synthase, with product MAADLIRIVSRDSPMALAQVERVRAELAALCPDTRTEVVAVKTTGDKWMGDLALVEGKGAFTKEVDQALLAGDADLAVHCVKDIPADRPLPAGTTFAAFLERDDIRDALIHPDGLHLDQLPSGTRIGTSSVRRIAQLAASYPHLECVPMRGNANRRLEKLAAAEADALLLAVSGLERIGRTDVITEILSPEVMCPPIGAGVLALQCREDDTELIDLVSALGDPDTHRETTAERMFLHVLQGHCNSPIAGYAQTEGNGELSLRAKVFTPDGKKVLNAHEWAGRLDPATLGTSVAVALLRQGARELIDGIAH from the coding sequence ATGGCCGCAGATCTCATTCGCATCGTGTCCCGCGACTCGCCCATGGCGCTCGCCCAGGTGGAGCGCGTCCGCGCCGAACTGGCCGCGCTCTGTCCCGACACCCGCACCGAGGTCGTCGCCGTGAAGACGACCGGCGACAAGTGGATGGGCGACCTGGCTCTGGTCGAGGGCAAGGGCGCGTTCACGAAGGAGGTCGACCAGGCGCTGCTCGCCGGGGACGCGGACCTCGCGGTGCATTGCGTGAAGGACATCCCCGCCGACCGGCCGCTGCCCGCCGGTACGACCTTCGCCGCCTTCCTCGAACGCGACGACATCCGCGACGCCCTCATCCACCCGGACGGCCTGCACCTCGACCAGCTCCCGTCCGGAACCCGGATCGGCACCTCGTCCGTACGGCGCATCGCCCAGCTCGCCGCCTCCTACCCGCACCTGGAATGCGTACCGATGCGCGGCAACGCCAACCGCCGCCTGGAAAAGCTCGCCGCCGCTGAGGCCGACGCGCTGCTCCTGGCCGTCTCCGGCCTGGAACGCATCGGCCGCACCGATGTGATCACCGAGATCCTGTCGCCCGAGGTCATGTGCCCGCCGATCGGAGCCGGAGTCCTCGCCCTTCAATGCCGCGAAGACGACACCGAGCTCATCGACCTCGTGAGCGCGCTCGGCGACCCCGACACGCACCGCGAGACGACGGCCGAGCGCATGTTCCTCCACGTCCTGCAAGGGCACTGCAACTCGCCCATCGCCGGGTACGCCCAGACCGAAGGAAATGGCGAACTCTCACTGCGAGCAAAGGTCTTCACCCCCGACGGGAAGAAAGTCCTGAACGCCCACGAATGGGCCGGCCGCCTCGACCCCGCCACCCTCGGCACCTCCGTCGCCGTCGCCCTGCTACGCCAGGGCGCGCGAGAACTGATCGACGGCATCGCGCACTGA
- a CDS encoding O-methyltransferase: protein MDENPYFRPTALDDILIDAAELGFAMSCEDRTGSLLATLAASKPGGHMVERGTGVGAGAAWLLHGMGADAHLTSVEMDSDRQAIAARHLGADARVAFETADADAWLDAYSGPPLALAYVDCRPGKFHRLEDLLDLLAPGGLYIVDDLLPQPTWPSDHQPRVDAFLEQLPGHTNLPGTATTWASGLVIGSRI, encoded by the coding sequence GTGGATGAGAACCCGTACTTCCGCCCGACCGCCCTCGACGACATCCTCATCGACGCCGCCGAACTCGGCTTCGCAATGTCGTGCGAAGACCGGACCGGCTCACTCCTCGCCACCCTCGCCGCGTCCAAGCCCGGCGGGCACATGGTCGAGCGCGGGACCGGCGTCGGCGCAGGTGCGGCGTGGTTGCTCCACGGCATGGGAGCCGACGCCCACCTGACCAGCGTCGAGATGGACAGCGACCGCCAGGCCATCGCCGCTCGACACCTCGGCGCCGACGCCCGCGTCGCATTCGAGACAGCGGACGCCGACGCATGGCTCGACGCCTACAGCGGCCCGCCGCTCGCCCTCGCCTACGTGGACTGCCGACCCGGAAAGTTCCACCGACTCGAGGACCTCCTCGACCTGCTGGCACCCGGCGGCCTCTACATTGTCGACGATCTCCTGCCGCAACCCACGTGGCCCTCCGACCACCAGCCCCGCGTCGACGCTTTTCTCGAACAATTACCTGGTCACACCAACTTGCCTGGAACCGCCACGACATGGGCATCAGGGCTAGTCATCGGATCCCGTATCTGA
- a CDS encoding alpha/beta fold hydrolase — MDSPTSRWRPRPPRKRGRWAAGLVALVVLAGGGTWTAVADDSGPAVQREDRTLRLDGVPIDTSYFTSGGSERRPAVLIGHGFGGSKADARAQAQKLAADGYAVMTWSARGFGKSGGEISLNAPDAEVKDVSGLIDWLAGRDEVELDGAGDPRVGVTGVSYGGAVSLLAAGHDKRVDAVAPVITYWNLADALFPDGVFKKLWAGIFVTTGGGCQQLEKQLCEMYERVAVSGKPDAAARELLAERSPIAVADRIKVPALIVQGQSDSLFPLDHADAMAKAISGNGAPVSVDWIAGGHDGGDSEGARVEGRVGAWFDRYLKEDKGADTGPAFRVTRTGGIDSTDGAAQQRGASSDRYPGLSGPKGGGEEFVLAGGKQTFRNPAGASPPAISAVPGLGGGLAQLSSVGVGLSLDFPGQHARFDSRPVTDSVRVTGAPTVRVNVTAGSGKGSSEDSGKGSSDVVLFGKVYDVSPDGKQQVLPSQLVTAHRITPAQQGRPIELTLPAVDHAIDSGHRLRLVLSATDLGYASPAEPATYTASLEGPLTLPTAPQVKTASTALPWWTWGLPAAAVVIAAALLLSARRRTATPAPDPALADVPLQITGLSKKYAKSADRYAVRELSFRVEKGQVLGLLGPNGAGKTTSLRMLMGLITPDEGDIRVFGHAIRPGAPVLSRVGSFVEGAGFLPHLSGRANLELYWQATGRPAEDSHIKEALEIAGLGDALARAVRTYSQGMRQRLAIAQAMLGMPDLLILDEPTNGLDPPQIREMRDVMIRYAAGGRTVIVSSHLLSEVEQSCTHLVVMDRGRLVQAGPVAEITGSGDMLLVTTARDVGEPLVEKIAALPGIGSAVRTGDGLGLLVRLDGATSSELIAELVRLDLPLTGVGPHRRLEDAFLTLISGGSA, encoded by the coding sequence ATGGATTCCCCAACTTCCCGGTGGCGGCCCCGGCCGCCACGCAAGCGCGGCCGATGGGCTGCCGGCCTCGTCGCGCTCGTCGTGCTCGCGGGTGGCGGCACGTGGACCGCGGTCGCCGACGACAGTGGTCCCGCTGTGCAGCGCGAGGACCGGACACTGCGGCTGGACGGGGTGCCGATCGACACCTCGTACTTCACGAGCGGGGGCTCCGAGCGGCGGCCCGCCGTGCTCATCGGGCACGGCTTCGGTGGCAGCAAGGCCGATGCGCGGGCCCAGGCCCAGAAGCTGGCCGCCGACGGTTACGCCGTCATGACCTGGTCGGCCCGCGGGTTCGGGAAGTCGGGCGGGGAGATCTCGCTCAACGCGCCCGACGCCGAGGTCAAGGACGTGTCCGGGCTCATCGACTGGCTGGCCGGGCGGGACGAGGTGGAGCTCGACGGTGCGGGTGATCCCCGGGTCGGGGTCACCGGGGTCTCCTACGGAGGCGCCGTCTCGCTTCTCGCCGCCGGGCACGACAAGCGCGTCGATGCCGTCGCGCCGGTGATCACCTACTGGAACCTGGCCGATGCCCTGTTCCCGGACGGTGTCTTCAAGAAGCTCTGGGCCGGGATCTTCGTCACCACCGGTGGCGGCTGTCAGCAGCTGGAGAAGCAGCTCTGCGAGATGTACGAGCGGGTCGCCGTCAGCGGGAAGCCTGATGCCGCCGCGCGTGAGCTGCTGGCCGAGCGCTCCCCGATCGCCGTCGCCGACCGCATCAAGGTGCCCGCACTGATCGTGCAGGGCCAGTCGGACTCGCTCTTCCCGCTCGACCACGCCGACGCGATGGCGAAGGCCATCAGCGGCAACGGCGCACCCGTCTCCGTCGACTGGATCGCGGGCGGGCACGACGGAGGCGACAGTGAGGGCGCCCGGGTCGAGGGTCGTGTCGGGGCGTGGTTCGACCGGTACCTCAAAGAGGACAAGGGGGCCGATACAGGGCCTGCCTTCCGTGTCACCCGTACCGGAGGGATCGACTCCACCGACGGGGCCGCCCAGCAGCGGGGCGCGAGCAGCGACCGCTATCCGGGGCTGAGCGGGCCGAAGGGCGGCGGCGAGGAGTTCGTGCTCGCGGGGGGCAAGCAGACCTTCCGTAATCCCGCCGGGGCCAGTCCGCCCGCGATCTCCGCCGTGCCGGGGCTCGGTGGTGGGCTCGCGCAACTGTCGTCCGTCGGCGTCGGGCTCTCGCTGGACTTTCCCGGGCAGCACGCCCGGTTCGACTCCCGGCCGGTCACCGACTCCGTACGCGTCACCGGGGCACCCACCGTCCGCGTAAACGTTACGGCTGGCAGCGGCAAGGGCAGCAGCGAGGACAGCGGCAAGGGCAGCAGCGACGTCGTGCTGTTCGGGAAGGTGTACGACGTATCGCCCGACGGGAAGCAGCAGGTGCTGCCCTCCCAGCTCGTCACCGCCCACCGGATCACACCCGCCCAGCAGGGCAGGCCCATCGAGCTGACGCTTCCTGCCGTCGACCACGCGATCGACTCCGGGCACCGGCTCCGCCTCGTCCTGTCCGCCACCGACCTCGGTTACGCGTCACCGGCCGAGCCCGCCACGTACACCGCCTCGCTCGAAGGCCCGCTGACCCTCCCCACCGCACCACAGGTGAAGACGGCGTCGACCGCTCTGCCCTGGTGGACCTGGGGACTTCCGGCCGCCGCCGTCGTGATCGCCGCCGCGCTCCTGCTCTCCGCGCGCCGCCGCACCGCGACCCCCGCGCCCGACCCGGCACTCGCCGACGTACCGCTCCAGATCACCGGACTGTCGAAGAAGTACGCCAAGTCCGCGGACCGGTACGCCGTCCGGGAGCTGTCCTTCCGCGTGGAGAAGGGGCAGGTGCTGGGACTCCTCGGACCGAACGGCGCGGGGAAGACCACCAGCCTGCGCATGCTGATGGGGCTCATCACCCCCGACGAGGGCGACATCCGCGTCTTCGGTCACGCCATCCGGCCCGGTGCGCCCGTGCTGTCGCGGGTCGGTTCGTTCGTGGAAGGGGCGGGTTTCCTGCCGCACCTCTCGGGGCGCGCCAACCTGGAGCTGTACTGGCAGGCCACCGGACGGCCCGCCGAGGACTCGCACATCAAGGAAGCCCTGGAGATCGCCGGGCTCGGTGACGCCCTCGCCCGCGCGGTGCGGACGTACTCGCAGGGCATGCGACAGCGGCTCGCCATCGCCCAGGCCATGCTCGGGATGCCGGACCTCCTCATCCTCGACGAGCCGACCAACGGCCTCGACCCGCCTCAGATCCGCGAGATGCGTGACGTGATGATCCGGTACGCGGCCGGGGGCCGGACCGTCATCGTCTCCAGCCACCTCCTCTCCGAGGTGGAGCAGTCCTGCACCCACCTGGTCGTCATGGACCGCGGCCGGCTCGTGCAGGCGGGGCCCGTCGCCGAGATCACCGGCTCAGGCGACATGCTGCTCGTCACCACCGCGCGGGACGTCGGGGAACCGCTTGTCGAGAAGATCGCCGCACTCCCGGGGATCGGCTCCGCGGTGCGTACGGGCGACGGGCTCGGCCTGCTCGTACGGCTCGACGGAGCCACCTCCTCCGAGCTGATCGCCGAACTCGTGCGCCTTGACCTGCCGTTGACGGGCGTCGGTCCGCACCGCCGCCTGGAGGACGCGTTCCTCACCCTGATCTCCGGAGGCTCCGCATGA